Within the Rhizobium sp. BG4 genome, the region TGCAGCCTGGGAGAAAACCGAGAAAAAAGTGATTTCGACCGCAAAAAAGGTCACGGGATACTAATCGCCCTAGTACTTTCAGCTCTGAGTTTTCACTAGGTGCAGCCTTATTTTCTCGTTCATGGCGCCGGTCGACACCGGGGTCAGTGATCGAAACGCTGTCTAAGGAAAGGCTGCATTATGGATAAGAACCGTATCGAAGGTGCCGCAAAGGAACTGAAGGGCACGATCAAGGAAGTCGCCGGCAAAGTCACGGGCAACGAGAAACTTGAGGCAGAAGGCAAGGTCGACAAGGCCGCCGGCCAGGTACAAGGCGCCGTTGGTAAGGGCAAGGACGCC harbors:
- a CDS encoding CsbD family protein gives rise to the protein MDKNRIEGAAKELKGTIKEVAGKVTGNEKLEAEGKVDKAAGQVQGAVGKGKDAVKDALK